Proteins encoded in a region of the Flavobacterium sp. PMTSA4 genome:
- a CDS encoding InlB B-repeat-containing protein — protein sequence MKNILLFRKPTRLLFLSFALLFLLSQGKGYAQYSGSGTFTQISSLSSLTDGYYVIAFGATQAMNNTLNAGNYFQNTAISPSSGTLTNPSATIVWFIQTNGSDRTIYNENSSKFVSYTGSSNAAFATSTVTGNSEKWTFAYTSSLFTITNVGSSTRLLQYNSGSPRFACYTGSQQNITLYKMTPPNPTTTSISPNSAVSGGSGFTLTVNGTNFLNGLSAVTWNGASRATTFVSSTQLTATILAADIASVGSANVGVTTTGAAAASNTQVFTINAASAPSLAITGNTAHGSSCPGTPNATIQYTITNSGTTANNVVVTSSNPTEFVVTNAPTTVNGSGGTATYNVTFTPSSNGAKSATISVYYDTTTLGANSSLTGTGVNPTPQSVTSSGATAVVNTTATLNGNATFGVCPDTTLKGFVYSKDSENSNPTVGGTSVTNVVAPSLGAAGAYTTALSGLTPNTLYQFKAYVYDGTTYIYSNPQSFTTKQVASKLSFGVAPPTTGSIGVNLTAFTVLAQRPDNTTDTEYTSSVSLAKGTVSGSANLTGNTANAVAGVATFSTAKFDAIGTYNLTATSGALINSATSNNIVITLPNSTANSWSNTGASSAWCTAGNWSTGSVPTITEVATWNDTGSATISGITFSNCVPTILGIEVTSLRTRDLTIGSSASTSGTLTLNGGVINGVSNTIIRNNSTSVLTLQPNVSSSAPMSITLGGTINNFINTSNTGDIVISAVINGGPSNPLTKAGSGSGVLILSNPANTYSGTTTITQGRLRLSPSSSPATFASPIVMNGGILSTLNILTGTTMTSSATIGLTESSGIDLGSNPHSLKFAASNAVSWTAGKTITITGWTGTAGVSGTAGKLFVGTSAAGLTVSQLNQIVFQGYSNGTTILSTGEVVPRAPYTVTYNANGGTGTQTDANPYNNGDIVTVLGAGTITRTGYTFANWNTAANGSGTTYSQGNTFAISADTTLYAQWTINTYTITYDSNSGTGTQSDPNSPYNYNTTVTVLGIGSVTKPGFTFTFWDTNANGTGTSYTPGDTFTITDNTVLYAQWISNSAPNCPVLTSTAPDSEQSVCQGFSANELTATVNTAGSIGTPTISYQWYYNTTDSNTIAGATEIVGATNANYTPLTSASEAGTTRYYFCVGYASDNGCNQTKTAQSLASNPVKVTVYATPATPTITPSGSTTFENGGSVLLTSSVGSSYLWSNNATTQSITATVSGSYSVQVSVNGCFSDSSSPTTVFVVPSVTTTSPATTVTYNSATLSGNVTNTGGSNITATGIVYALTSQNTTPTIGGVNVVQLATAAPNTGIGSFSENTGMVLTDNKQYSFRAYATSSQGTSYGSVVTFTTANLTAPIAAVASNIKSNSFVANWGAVPGATGYRLDVSTSPTFSTPTEILNQGFESATFPPTGWLNSGWSRSTSSGDINSGSAAAIAGSQSGTLTSGALSNPSSLAFYLGRSTNSTAKTLTVEVSTTSQTTGFTTVATFDHSNVPSGSYNQYNVDLSAYSSNSEVYVRFVKSSSTTSPWRLDDIVITGAFPSYISGYENLAVAGLSQVVSGLNPQTTYYYRVRAESTNSTSVNSNVIEVTTAATPPTITGVSQTVDVVCDGNEGVFNVTGLLPNIQAILTYSTSTGSHTVSVNPNASGFAQFLSVPLSFSADNGNSLTITKVERTDTNQFTNVSVSTSITVSPQPLWYLDADNDGYYTGSGVLSCDSPGEGYTTTVLPGGDCNDNDPLIHPGAAEICYDGIDNDCDGSLTNGCPAVTTTFWTSVCGQTLAALNTSIRPYYTFSNNLPVGVLVTGYKFMITDLATNQVREVEKANGMIRITDTDIASYGRSYSIKVAIKLNAEWQPYNSENCTVTTPSIPTTTVSNCGTLAAINSPIYATSVANATRYRYTITRMGGEMNDVELESQTFTRTGNFVRLTELTTVPILYNAIYKVNVSAESLLGGVLTFSAPGTCYMSSPAEPVLQYESCQNGGLAPSSMTTPLYVTPYTGSPMYRYIVENEISGYSQTIETITRYVRLSQFNALAPLQAGGTYRIRIQIQLYGVYYEGKDCEVTVPGGSSSGSMPSRVMEQPLEAIAYPNPFANNFQLNIKTTNTSAVSIKVYDMLGRLIEQREESVNDLETTTIGDNYPSGVYNVIVAQQDEVKTLRVVKR from the coding sequence ATGAAAAATATTTTACTTTTTAGAAAGCCTACTAGGCTTTTGTTTTTAAGTTTTGCTTTGTTGTTTTTGCTATCTCAAGGAAAGGGATATGCTCAATATTCAGGTTCGGGAACTTTTACTCAAATTTCATCTCTTTCATCTTTAACGGATGGATATTATGTAATTGCGTTTGGGGCAACTCAGGCTATGAATAATACTTTAAATGCAGGAAATTATTTTCAGAATACAGCTATTTCCCCTTCATCAGGGACATTAACTAATCCATCTGCAACAATTGTGTGGTTTATCCAGACAAATGGCTCTGATAGAACTATATACAATGAAAATTCATCAAAATTTGTATCTTACACAGGTTCGTCTAATGCTGCTTTTGCAACTAGTACTGTTACAGGTAATTCTGAAAAATGGACTTTCGCTTATACAAGTTCATTATTTACAATTACGAATGTAGGAAGTTCAACACGTTTATTGCAATATAATTCAGGTTCTCCACGATTTGCATGTTATACAGGTTCTCAACAAAACATTACACTGTATAAGATGACACCTCCAAACCCTACAACAACATCCATTTCACCAAATTCGGCAGTATCTGGAGGTTCGGGATTTACTTTAACGGTAAATGGTACTAATTTTTTAAATGGTTTATCAGCGGTTACTTGGAATGGTGCCTCTAGAGCAACTACATTTGTTAGCTCTACGCAGCTAACAGCTACTATTTTAGCCGCTGACATTGCAAGTGTGGGAAGTGCTAATGTTGGGGTAACAACAACGGGTGCAGCTGCAGCTTCAAATACACAAGTATTTACGATAAATGCGGCGTCAGCACCTTCTTTAGCAATAACAGGAAATACTGCACACGGCTCATCGTGTCCTGGAACGCCTAATGCAACAATACAATATACCATAACAAACAGTGGAACTACTGCAAATAATGTGGTAGTGACTTCTAGTAATCCAACAGAGTTTGTAGTAACCAATGCACCAACAACAGTCAATGGTTCGGGTGGTACAGCTACTTATAATGTAACTTTTACGCCTAGTTCAAATGGGGCTAAATCAGCAACAATTTCTGTGTATTATGACACAACTACGCTTGGTGCTAATAGTTCATTAACGGGTACTGGTGTCAATCCAACACCGCAATCAGTAACCTCATCGGGCGCTACCGCTGTGGTGAATACTACGGCTACTTTAAATGGAAACGCCACTTTTGGGGTTTGTCCAGATACAACACTAAAAGGATTTGTTTATTCAAAAGACAGTGAAAACAGTAATCCAACTGTTGGAGGAACTTCAGTTACAAATGTAGTTGCTCCATCGTTAGGTGCTGCAGGAGCGTACACAACTGCATTGTCAGGTTTGACACCAAACACTTTGTATCAATTTAAAGCATATGTTTACGATGGAACAACATACATATATAGCAATCCACAATCGTTTACCACAAAGCAAGTTGCTTCAAAATTATCTTTTGGTGTAGCTCCTCCTACTACTGGATCTATCGGTGTTAATTTAACTGCTTTTACGGTTTTGGCTCAAAGGCCCGATAATACAACCGATACAGAATATACAAGTTCTGTTTCTTTAGCCAAGGGAACCGTCAGTGGTTCTGCTAATCTTACTGGCAATACAGCCAATGCTGTTGCAGGTGTTGCTACTTTTAGTACTGCTAAGTTTGATGCTATTGGTACATACAATCTTACAGCTACTTCTGGTGCTTTAATTAATTCAGCTACGAGTAATAATATAGTTATAACTTTACCTAATTCAACTGCTAATTCTTGGTCAAATACTGGAGCATCTTCGGCTTGGTGTACTGCTGGGAATTGGAGCACAGGTTCTGTACCAACTATCACTGAAGTAGCAACATGGAATGATACGGGTTCAGCTACTATTTCTGGTATAACATTTTCAAATTGTGTTCCAACTATTCTAGGTATAGAAGTAACTAGCTTAAGAACTAGGGATCTTACTATTGGTAGTTCTGCATCTACTTCAGGAACATTAACATTAAATGGTGGAGTAATAAACGGAGTTAGCAATACTATTATTAGAAATAACTCAACTTCTGTTTTAACACTTCAACCTAACGTAAGTAGTTCAGCTCCAATGTCAATCACTTTAGGAGGTACAATAAATAATTTTATTAATACATCAAATACAGGAGATATTGTTATCAGTGCTGTAATTAATGGTGGACCTTCTAATCCTCTAACAAAAGCAGGCTCAGGCTCAGGAGTTTTAATTTTATCCAATCCAGCCAATACCTATTCTGGTACTACGACCATAACTCAAGGAAGACTAAGATTAAGTCCTAGTTCATCTCCAGCCACTTTTGCATCTCCAATTGTAATGAATGGAGGAATATTGAGTACTCTTAATATACTAACTGGAACTACAATGACTAGTTCTGCAACTATAGGTTTAACAGAATCTTCAGGAATCGATTTAGGCTCTAATCCTCACTCATTAAAATTTGCGGCTAGCAATGCAGTTTCATGGACAGCAGGTAAAACAATCACAATCACCGGTTGGACAGGCACTGCAGGTGTTTCTGGAACGGCAGGAAAACTTTTTGTAGGAACGTCTGCAGCAGGATTAACAGTAAGCCAATTGAATCAAATTGTCTTTCAAGGATATTCAAATGGTACTACCATATTGAGTACTGGAGAAGTTGTGCCAAGAGCGCCTTACACAGTAACGTATAATGCTAATGGTGGAACAGGAACGCAAACAGATGCTAATCCATATAATAATGGTGATATAGTAACTGTACTAGGTGCAGGAACAATTACAAGAACAGGATATACTTTTGCGAATTGGAATACAGCTGCCAATGGATCTGGAACCACTTACAGTCAAGGCAATACTTTTGCTATAAGTGCAGACACAACATTATATGCTCAATGGACAATAAATACTTATACTATAACCTACGACAGCAACTCAGGAACAGGTACACAGTCTGATCCTAACAGTCCTTATAATTACAATACTACAGTGACTGTTTTAGGAATAGGTTCAGTTACCAAACCAGGTTTTACTTTTACTTTTTGGGATACTAATGCAAACGGTACGGGAACATCATATACACCTGGCGACACTTTTACAATAACGGATAATACAGTTTTATACGCTCAATGGATTTCTAATTCAGCTCCTAATTGTCCTGTTTTAACGAGTACAGCTCCTGATTCAGAACAATCAGTATGTCAAGGATTTAGTGCAAATGAATTGACAGCTACTGTTAATACAGCGGGAAGTATTGGAACACCAACAATTTCTTACCAATGGTATTACAATACTACAGACTCAAATACGATAGCAGGCGCTACTGAAATAGTTGGTGCAACAAATGCTAATTATACACCATTAACTTCAGCTTCAGAAGCTGGAACAACTAGATATTATTTCTGTGTTGGTTATGCTAGTGATAATGGATGTAATCAAACAAAAACAGCGCAGTCTTTGGCATCCAATCCAGTTAAAGTTACGGTTTACGCTACGCCTGCAACACCAACTATTACTCCGTCAGGTTCTACAACTTTTGAAAATGGAGGCAGTGTGTTGTTGACATCAAGTGTTGGTTCGAGTTACCTATGGTCAAACAATGCAACAACACAAAGCATAACAGCAACTGTTTCTGGAAGTTATTCAGTGCAGGTAAGTGTAAACGGATGTTTTAGTGATTCTTCTTCACCAACTACAGTTTTTGTAGTTCCATCGGTAACAACTACCTCTCCGGCAACAACAGTAACTTATAATTCAGCTACTTTAAGCGGAAATGTGACCAATACAGGTGGCTCAAACATTACTGCAACTGGAATAGTTTATGCTTTGACCAGTCAAAATACAACACCAACTATAGGTGGTGTAAATGTTGTTCAATTAGCAACAGCTGCTCCAAATACAGGTATTGGTAGTTTCTCAGAAAACACAGGCATGGTGTTAACAGATAACAAACAATACTCTTTCAGAGCATATGCTACGAGTAGTCAGGGTACTTCGTATGGAAGTGTTGTAACTTTTACTACTGCTAATTTAACCGCACCAATAGCAGCTGTGGCGTCAAACATCAAGTCAAATTCATTCGTGGCAAATTGGGGTGCTGTTCCGGGAGCTACTGGATATCGATTAGACGTAAGCACATCACCAACATTTTCTACTCCTACTGAAATTCTTAATCAAGGATTTGAATCAGCTACTTTTCCACCTACAGGATGGCTAAATTCAGGATGGTCAAGAAGTACAAGTTCAGGAGATATAAATAGTGGCAGTGCTGCTGCGATAGCAGGAAGTCAATCTGGAACACTAACATCAGGTGCACTAAGTAACCCTTCTTCTTTGGCTTTTTATTTGGGAAGATCTACTAATTCAACAGCTAAAACACTTACAGTTGAAGTTTCAACAACTTCACAGACCACAGGTTTCACTACTGTTGCAACTTTTGACCATTCAAATGTTCCATCAGGAAGCTATAACCAATATAATGTTGATTTATCAGCTTATTCCTCAAATTCAGAGGTTTACGTTAGATTTGTTAAATCTTCATCTACAACATCACCATGGCGACTAGATGATATTGTTATAACAGGTGCTTTTCCATCCTATATAAGTGGATATGAAAATTTAGCAGTTGCTGGCTTAAGTCAGGTTGTTTCGGGCCTAAATCCACAAACAACATACTACTACAGAGTTAGAGCCGAAAGCACAAACAGTACTTCAGTCAATTCAAATGTAATTGAAGTAACCACAGCAGCTACACCTCCAACTATAACTGGTGTTAGTCAAACAGTTGATGTTGTGTGCGATGGAAATGAAGGAGTGTTTAACGTAACAGGATTATTACCTAACATTCAGGCAATATTAACTTATTCAACAAGTACTGGTTCTCATACTGTATCTGTTAATCCAAATGCATCAGGATTTGCTCAATTTTTAAGTGTACCGCTTTCTTTTTCAGCAGATAATGGAAACAGTTTGACAATTACAAAAGTAGAAAGAACAGATACTAATCAATTTACAAATGTATCTGTTAGTACTTCAATAACTGTATCACCACAGCCATTATGGTATTTAGATGCCGACAATGACGGCTATTACACAGGTTCAGGTGTTCTATCATGTGATTCACCTGGTGAAGGTTACACCACCACAGTACTACCAGGCGGCGATTGTAACGACAACGACCCATTAATTCATCCAGGTGCAGCAGAGATATGTTATGACGGGATAGATAATGATTGCGACGGAAGTTTAACCAACGGCTGTCCAGCAGTAACCACTACGTTCTGGACTTCAGTATGCGGACAAACCTTAGCGGCATTAAACACATCAATAAGACCGTACTATACATTTTCAAATAATTTGCCAGTAGGTGTATTGGTAACAGGATACAAATTCATGATCACCGATTTGGCTACAAATCAAGTAAGAGAAGTAGAAAAAGCCAATGGAATGATTCGCATCACCGATACAGATATAGCGAGTTATGGACGTAGCTATTCCATAAAAGTAGCCATCAAACTAAACGCAGAATGGCAACCATATAATTCAGAGAATTGTACGGTAACCACACCATCCATTCCAACGACAACAGTTTCAAACTGTGGCACATTGGCAGCGATAAATTCACCAATTTATGCTACATCAGTAGCGAATGCTACACGCTATAGATATACCATTACCCGTATGGGAGGCGAGATGAATGATGTAGAGCTGGAATCACAAACCTTTACCCGTACAGGGAACTTTGTGAGATTAACAGAATTGACAACAGTTCCAATTTTATACAATGCCATCTATAAAGTAAACGTATCGGCAGAATCGTTGTTAGGAGGAGTATTGACGTTTTCAGCACCAGGCACCTGTTACATGTCCTCACCAGCAGAACCAGTACTTCAATACGAAAGTTGTCAAAACGGAGGCTTGGCTCCAAGTTCAATGACCACACCACTATATGTTACACCTTATACAGGTTCACCAATGTACCGTTACATAGTAGAGAATGAAATAAGTGGTTACAGTCAAACCATAGAAACCATTACGCGTTATGTAAGACTGAGTCAGTTCAATGCGTTGGCACCATTACAAGCAGGAGGCACGTATAGAATTCGTATTCAGATACAATTGTATGGAGTGTACTATGAAGGAAAAGATTGTGAGGTTACCGTTCCAGGAGGAAGTAGTAGTGGCTCAATGCCATCAAGAGTAATGGAACAACCATTAGAGGCAATAGCCTATCCAAATCCATTTGCGAACAACTTCCAGTTGAACATCAAAACAACCAATACATCAGCAGTATCGATAAAAGTATACGACATGTTGGGTCGTTTAATAGAACAGAGAGAAGAAAGTGTAAACGACTTAGAAACCACCACCATCGGAGACAACTACCCAAGTGGAGTTTACAACGTCATTGTAGCACAACAAGACGAAGTGAAAACCCTACGTGTGGTGAAGCGATAA
- a CDS encoding leucine-rich repeat protein, with protein sequence MKKNLLLFIMLLLFSSINAQTFTVDGISYTVTAPGEVQVDSYQCYTGDLVLPSTVTDMSIDYSVTSLGDYAFYNCPSITSATIPSSVTDLGEGAFRECFALTSAILPNSISSIGAQTFLYCNSLVSVNIPNSVTSLEIYAFYGCNHLTSINIPDSVTIIGDYAFYQCTLLASVTIPDFVTSIGGRSFASCPSLTTINIPSTVTTIGDYAFFQCFGLTSVTSLTTTPIVINSTVFQDIVLSAVPLYVPSGSVTAYESASIWQNFSPIIPVVAETTTYYQDLDDDGYGNTEVSVVAETQPDGYVLLDGDCNDEDPLIHPGAAEICYDGIDNNCDGSLTNGCPAVTTTFWTSVCGQTLAGLNTSIRPYYTFSNNLPVGVLVTGYKFMITDLITNQVREVEKANGMIRITDTDIASYGRSYSIKVAIKLNAEWQPYNSENCTVTTPSIPTTTVSNCGTLAAINSPIYATSVANATRYRYTITRMGGEMNDVEMESQTFTRTGNFVRLTELTTVPIVYNTTYKVNVSAESLLGGVLTFSAPGTCYMSSPAEPVLQYESCQNGGLVPSAMTTPLYVTPYTGSPMYRYIVENEISGYNQTIETITRYVRLSQFNALAPLQAGGTYRIRIQIQLYGVYYEGQDCEVTVPGGSPMPSRVMEQPLEAVAYPNPFANNFQLNIKTTNTSAVSIKVYDMLGRLIEQREETVNDLETTTIGDNYPSGVYNVIVAQQDEVKTLRVVKR encoded by the coding sequence ATGAAGAAAAATTTACTTTTATTTATTATGTTGCTACTGTTTAGTAGTATAAACGCTCAAACTTTTACAGTTGATGGTATAAGTTACACAGTGACGGCTCCCGGTGAAGTACAAGTAGACTCTTATCAATGTTATACGGGTGATTTAGTCTTGCCAAGTACGGTAACAGACATGTCTATTGATTATTCAGTAACTAGTCTTGGAGATTATGCTTTTTATAATTGTCCAAGTATAACGTCGGCAACTATTCCTTCTTCGGTGACCGATTTAGGAGAGGGTGCATTTAGAGAATGCTTTGCTTTAACTTCTGCGATTCTCCCTAATTCAATTTCCAGTATAGGAGCACAAACATTCTTGTATTGCAATAGTCTAGTTTCGGTAAACATCCCAAACTCAGTAACAAGCCTTGAAATTTACGCGTTTTATGGTTGTAATCATTTAACCTCAATAAACATCCCTGATTCAGTTACTATCATTGGAGATTATGCTTTTTATCAGTGTACCCTATTAGCATCAGTAACGATTCCTGATTTTGTAACAAGTATTGGTGGTAGATCTTTTGCATCTTGTCCATCATTGACGACTATAAACATACCAAGTACAGTAACTACTATAGGGGATTATGCTTTTTTTCAGTGTTTTGGTTTAACATCAGTAACGTCATTAACAACAACACCAATAGTAATAAACAGTACTGTTTTTCAGGATATTGTTTTAAGTGCGGTACCTTTATATGTGCCTAGCGGAAGTGTAACAGCTTATGAGTCAGCATCGATATGGCAAAATTTCAGCCCGATTATTCCGGTTGTGGCTGAAACAACAACGTATTATCAGGATTTAGATGATGATGGTTATGGAAATACAGAGGTGTCAGTAGTAGCAGAAACACAACCCGATGGATATGTTTTGTTAGACGGCGATTGTAATGATGAAGACCCACTAATCCATCCAGGCGCAGCAGAGATATGTTATGACGGGATAGATAACAATTGCGACGGAAGTTTAACCAACGGCTGTCCAGCAGTAACCACTACATTCTGGACTTCAGTATGCGGACAAACCTTAGCAGGATTAAACACATCGATAAGACCATACTATACATTTTCAAACAATTTACCAGTAGGTGTATTGGTAACAGGATACAAATTCATGATCACCGATTTGATTACAAATCAAGTAAGAGAAGTAGAAAAAGCCAATGGAATGATTCGTATTACCGATACAGATATAGCGAGTTATGGACGTAGCTATTCCATAAAAGTAGCCATCAAACTAAACGCAGAATGGCAACCATATAATTCAGAGAATTGTACGGTAACCACACCATCCATTCCAACGACAACAGTTTCAAACTGTGGCACGTTGGCAGCGATAAATTCACCAATTTATGCTACATCAGTAGCCAATGCTACACGCTATAGATATACCATTACCCGTATGGGAGGCGAGATGAATGATGTAGAGATGGAATCACAAACCTTTACCCGTACAGGAAATTTTGTGAGATTAACAGAATTGACAACCGTTCCAATAGTATACAATACAACTTATAAAGTAAACGTATCAGCAGAATCGTTGTTGGGTGGCGTATTGACGTTCTCAGCACCAGGCACCTGTTACATGTCCTCACCAGCAGAACCAGTACTTCAATATGAAAGTTGTCAAAACGGAGGCTTGGTTCCAAGTGCAATGACCACACCACTATATGTTACACCTTATACAGGTTCACCAATGTACCGTTACATAGTAGAGAATGAAATAAGTGGTTACAATCAAACCATAGAAACCATTACGCGTTATGTAAGACTGAGTCAGTTCAATGCACTGGCACCATTACAAGCAGGAGGCACGTATAGAATCCGTATTCAGATACAATTGTATGGAGTGTACTATGAAGGTCAGGATTGTGAGGTTACCGTTCCAGGAGGCAGCCCAATGCCATCAAGAGTAATGGAACAACCATTAGAGGCAGTAGCATATCCAAATCCATTTGCGAACAACTTCCAGTTGAACATCAAAACGACCAATACATCAGCCGTATCGATAAAAGTATACGACATGTTAGGAAGACTAATCGAACAACGAGAAGAAACCGTAAACGATTTAGAAACCACCACTATCGGAGACAACTACCCAAGTGGAGTATACAACGTGATTGTTGCACAACAAGACGAAGTAAAAACACTGCGTGTGGTGAAAAGATAA
- a CDS encoding T9SS type A sorting domain-containing protein, producing the protein MKKQLLITFYLLSFTFAFSQNQNNGQRGIFESYAILNINSGSNVFYDMQANTANPDLNGANLGTFSCNQSLVVKGGQNKTYKNSGCNITNGDLFYRVYSGTGTGSGSFTQINLPFAENLPSPGDQRWESQSGTNNIISGLFPGTYTLEIYSRAQFDGCGFGDIFSNNSGANYKAIFTVGPAPIAGITNNSGTTVLTCSQTSISVTATGGVSYSWDNALGAGATKSIVAPGTYTVTATGANGCTATAQIIVTQNTASPSAGITNNSGTTVLTCSQTSISVTATGGISYSWNGGATPTTAVNSFTSAGAYTVTVTGANGCTNTAQTTITGVVTPQPTWYLDADNDGYYTGSGVLSCDSPGEGYTTTVLPGGDCNDNDPLIHPGAAEICYDGIDNDCDGSLTNGCPAVTTTFWTSVCGQTLAGLNTSIRPYYTFSNNLPVGVLVTGYKFMITDLITNQVREVEKANGMIRITDTDIASYGRSYSIKVAIKLNAEWQPYNSENCTVTTPSIPTTTVSNCGTLAAINSPIYATSVANATRYRYTITLMGGEMNDVELESQTFTRTGNFVRLTELTTVPILYNAIYKVNVSAESLLGGVLTFSAPGTCYMSSPAEPVLQYESCQNGGLAPSSMTTPLYVTPYTGSPMYRYIVENEISGYSQTIETITRYVRLSQFNALAPLQAGGTYRIRIQIQLYGVYYEGKDCEVTVPGGSSSGSMPSRVMEQSLEAVAYPNPFANNFQLNIKTTNTSAVSIKVYDMLGRLIEQREETVNELETTTIGDNYPSGVYNIILSQADEVKTLRVVKR; encoded by the coding sequence ATGAAAAAACAATTACTAATTACATTTTATTTGCTTTCTTTTACTTTCGCTTTTTCCCAAAATCAAAATAATGGTCAGAGAGGTATTTTTGAAAGTTATGCAATTCTGAATATTAATTCGGGAAGCAATGTTTTTTATGATATGCAGGCAAATACTGCAAATCCAGATTTAAATGGTGCAAATTTAGGAACTTTTAGTTGTAATCAATCTTTAGTGGTTAAAGGAGGGCAAAACAAAACGTATAAAAATTCTGGATGCAATATTACAAATGGAGATTTGTTTTATCGTGTTTATTCAGGTACAGGAACAGGCTCAGGTAGTTTTACACAAATAAATTTACCTTTTGCTGAAAATTTACCCTCTCCTGGTGACCAAAGATGGGAATCACAATCAGGGACTAACAACATAATAAGCGGGTTGTTTCCAGGAACTTATACTCTTGAAATTTATTCAAGAGCTCAGTTTGATGGTTGTGGCTTTGGTGATATATTTAGCAACAACAGTGGTGCAAATTATAAAGCCATTTTTACGGTTGGTCCAGCACCCATAGCAGGAATAACTAATAATTCAGGAACCACAGTATTGACTTGTTCTCAAACCAGTATCAGTGTTACCGCAACGGGTGGTGTAAGTTATTCATGGGATAATGCTTTAGGTGCAGGAGCGACAAAAAGTATTGTTGCACCAGGAACCTACACAGTAACTGCAACAGGAGCCAATGGATGTACAGCTACAGCTCAAATCATAGTGACGCAAAATACAGCCTCACCTTCGGCAGGGATAACTAATAATTCAGGAACCACAGTATTGACTTGTTCTCAAACTAGTATCAGTGTTACTGCCACAGGAGGTATAAGTTATTCATGGAATGGTGGTGCTACGCCAACAACTGCGGTCAATAGTTTTACTAGCGCAGGAGCTTATACGGTAACAGTAACAGGAGCTAATGGATGTACAAATACTGCTCAAACTACAATTACAGGAGTAGTCACCCCACAACCAACATGGTACTTAGATGCCGACAATGATGGCTATTATACAGGTTCAGGTGTTCTATCATGTGATTCACCCGGTGAAGGTTACACCACCACAGTATTGCCAGGCGGCGATTGCAACGACAACGACCCATTAATCCATCCAGGTGCAGCAGAGATATGTTATGACGGGATAGATAATGATTGCGACGGAAGTTTAACCAACGGCTGTCCAGCAGTAACCACTACATTCTGGACTTCAGTATGCGGACAAACCTTAGCAGGATTAAACACATCGATAAGACCATACTATACATTTTCAAACAATTTACCAGTAGGTGTATTGGTAACAGGATACAAATTCATGATCACCGATTTGATTACAAATCAAGTAAGAGAAGTAGAAAAAGCCAATGGAATGATTCGTATTACCGATACAGATATAGCGAGTTATGGACGTAGCTATTCCATAAAAGTAGCCATCAAACTAAACGCAGAATGGCAACCATATAATTCAGAGAATTGTACGGTAACCACACCATCCATTCCAACGACAACAGTTTCAAACTGTGGCACATTGGCAGCGATAAATTCACCAATTTATGCTACATCAGTAGCGAATGCTACACGCTATAGATATACCATTACCCTTATGGGAGGCGAGATGAATGATGTAGAGCTGGAATCACAAACCTTTACCCGTACAGGGAACTTTGTGAGATTAACAGAATTGACAACAGTTCCAATTTTATACAATGCCATCTATAAAGTAAACGTATCGGCAGAATCGTTGTTAGGAGGAGTATTGACGTTTTCAGCACCAGGCACCTGTTACATGTCCTCACCAGCAGAACCAGTACTTCAATACGAAAGTTGTCAAAACGGAGGCTTGGCTCCAAGTTCAATGACCACACCACTATATGTTACACCTTATACAGGTTCACCAATGTACCGTTACATAGTAGAGAATGAAATAAGTGGTTACAGTCAAACCATAGAAACCATCACGCGTTATGTAAGACTAAGTCAGTTTAATGCATTGGCACCATTACAAGCAGGAGGCACGTATAGAATTCGTATTCAGATACAATTGTATGGAGTGTACTATGAAGGAAAAGATTGTGAGGTTACCGTTCCAGGAGGAAGTAGTAGTGGCTCAATGCCATCAAGAGTAATGGAACAATCATTAGAGGCAGTAGCCTATCCTAATCCATTTGCGAACAACTTCCAGTTGAACATCAAAACAACCAATACATCAGCCGTATCCATAAAAGTATACGACATGTTGGGAAGACTAATTGAACAACGAGAGGAAACCGTAAATGAGTTGGAAACCACCACAATCGGAGACAACTACCCAAGTGGAGTGTACAATATAATTCTATCGCAAGCAGATGAAGTGAAAACACTACGTGTGGTGAAGAGATAA